A section of the Anabaena cylindrica PCC 7122 genome encodes:
- a CDS encoding alpha/beta hydrolase, with protein sequence MLPTFGINNSVMAAEKISASYSLLEISVPVISLETYAKTGLIDNELSMYQQYISLQKLQELRQILLRTIKISPAVASQFLHTQQGEFLLRRLAELIKTKSRQPESGFHALRTAIILASGEADGLTLLNLLRKYPTNNIHINLADSLEIIGELEKLIDETKIAIAAIQQKASLEAGIIQKASLYQLPNLKTEGSVKSKKYQLEFFDVTRNRRLLTDVYVPNVQHPTSVIVISHGLGLDSSNFRYLAAHLASHGLAVVVPNHPVANAPKLHPQQSLGKSHTTRLIESGEFIDRPLDIKFILNQLEKVNKSDGKFQGRLNLQQVGVVGQSFGGYTALALVGAKINFEQLKRDCQPDTLRDTWNMSLFLQCRALELQSESKLVYNLRDERVKAAIAVNPITSSIFGQAGLNQIQTPVMLVGSSEDTVAPALYEQILPFSWLTNPHKYLVMFVGGTHFSSIGNSNPDSKQVALPAEMVGDASQARAYINALSLPFLQTYVAKMPQYIPYLNANYAQTISHQSLGLSLVQSLSNQELASVLGNNFQEAFPAKKTFPHHNRVWILDVECWCILASCLDILVNLNNWTSPKKSNSIPIYSLSHSS encoded by the coding sequence TTGCTGCCAACATTTGGAATTAATAATTCTGTGATGGCAGCAGAGAAAATATCCGCTTCTTATTCGTTATTAGAAATTTCCGTTCCTGTAATTAGTTTAGAAACCTACGCCAAAACTGGATTAATTGATAATGAATTGTCAATGTATCAGCAGTATATTTCACTTCAAAAACTGCAAGAACTACGACAAATTTTACTCAGAACTATCAAAATTAGTCCCGCAGTAGCTTCACAATTTCTCCATACACAACAAGGAGAATTTCTACTGCGACGGTTGGCAGAATTAATTAAAACTAAATCTCGTCAACCAGAATCAGGATTTCATGCTTTACGCACAGCAATAATTTTAGCATCGGGGGAAGCAGACGGTTTAACATTATTAAATTTGCTACGGAAGTATCCTACAAATAATATTCATATTAATTTAGCTGATAGTCTAGAAATAATTGGTGAATTGGAGAAATTAATTGATGAAACGAAGATAGCGATCGCAGCAATTCAGCAAAAAGCCAGTCTAGAGGCTGGTATCATCCAAAAGGCAAGTTTATATCAGCTGCCAAACTTAAAAACTGAAGGCAGTGTAAAATCAAAGAAATATCAGCTAGAGTTCTTTGATGTCACCCGTAATCGGCGGTTACTGACTGATGTTTATGTTCCTAATGTTCAACATCCCACTTCAGTAATTGTCATCTCTCACGGTTTAGGCTTAGATAGCAGCAACTTTCGTTATTTAGCTGCTCATTTAGCTTCCCACGGATTAGCTGTGGTGGTTCCTAATCATCCGGTTGCGAATGCTCCAAAATTGCACCCTCAGCAATCTCTTGGTAAAAGTCATACAACTAGATTGATAGAGTCAGGTGAATTTATAGATAGACCTTTAGATATCAAATTTATATTAAATCAACTAGAAAAAGTTAACAAATCTGATGGCAAATTTCAAGGTCGGTTAAATCTGCAACAAGTGGGAGTAGTTGGCCAATCCTTTGGTGGTTATACTGCTTTAGCTTTAGTAGGGGCAAAAATTAACTTTGAGCAGCTAAAACGAGATTGTCAACCAGATACGCTGCGGGATACCTGGAATATGTCTTTATTCCTGCAATGTCGGGCTTTGGAATTGCAAAGTGAGTCAAAACTAGTATATAATTTGCGAGATGAGAGAGTTAAAGCTGCGATCGCAGTTAACCCCATCACTAGCTCTATTTTCGGACAAGCTGGTTTAAATCAAATTCAAACTCCTGTCATGCTGGTTGGTAGCAGTGAAGATACTGTCGCACCAGCTTTATACGAACAAATTCTCCCTTTCTCTTGGTTGACTAATCCCCATAAATATCTAGTCATGTTTGTTGGTGGTACTCATTTTTCCAGCATTGGTAATAGTAACCCAGACAGCAAGCAAGTAGCATTACCAGCAGAAATGGTTGGTGATGCTTCCCAAGCGCGTGCTTACATCAATGCTTTGAGTTTGCCTTTTTTGCAAACTTATGTAGCCAAAATGCCACAATATATACCCTATCTTAATGCCAATTACGCTCAAACTATTTCTCATCAATCTTTGGGTTTGAGTCTGGTTCAATCCTTGAGTAATCAAGAATTAGCATCGGTACTAGGTAATAATTTTCAGGAAGCTTTCCCCGCAAAAAAAACTTTCCCACACCATAATCGGGTTTGGATTTTGGATGTTGAATGTTGGTGTATCCTTGCTTCATGTCTTGATATTCTTGTAAATCTAAATAATTGGACTTCGCCAAAAAAATCAAATAGTATTCCTATATATAGCCTTTCCCACTCTAGTTAG
- the fmt gene encoding methionyl-tRNA formyltransferase — translation MKIVFFGTPQFAVPTLEKLLAHPDVQILAVVTQPDKRRERGNKLTPSPVKTLAIAHNLPVWQPERIKKDIETLNQLKQLDADVFVVIAYGQILSKKILNMPKLGCINVHGSILPQYRGAAPIQWCLYNGEQETGITTMLMDVGMDTGDMLLKAIKPIELLDNAQNLADKLAVTGADLLIETLFKLERQEIEPIPQDNSVATYASLIQKQDYNLDWSKTAIQLHNQIRGFYPNCLTNFRNQPLKITAAVPLNSAYIQELPEQITEKIHKIPDLSTVSGQPGEVVSIIKGLGAIVQTGEGLLLLREVQLTGKRPQSGWDFVNGTRLTLGEVLGNS, via the coding sequence ATGAAAATCGTATTTTTTGGTACTCCCCAATTTGCCGTCCCCACGCTGGAAAAACTACTGGCTCACCCAGATGTGCAAATTTTAGCAGTTGTCACCCAACCGGATAAACGTCGGGAACGAGGGAATAAATTAACACCATCACCAGTGAAAACACTTGCTATTGCTCACAATCTCCCCGTATGGCAACCAGAGAGAATTAAAAAAGATATTGAAACTTTAAACCAACTTAAACAATTAGATGCAGATGTGTTTGTCGTGATTGCTTATGGGCAAATTTTGTCTAAGAAAATCTTAAATATGCCAAAATTGGGTTGCATTAATGTGCATGGTTCAATTTTACCCCAATATCGTGGCGCGGCTCCCATTCAATGGTGTCTATATAACGGTGAGCAAGAAACCGGGATCACAACTATGTTAATGGATGTGGGCATGGATACAGGTGATATGCTGCTAAAAGCCATTAAACCCATTGAATTACTAGATAATGCCCAAAATTTAGCTGATAAGTTAGCCGTCACGGGTGCAGATTTATTAATAGAAACATTGTTTAAGCTGGAACGTCAGGAAATTGAACCAATTCCCCAAGATAATTCTGTTGCCACTTATGCATCTTTGATTCAAAAACAAGATTATAATTTGGACTGGTCAAAGACAGCTATTCAATTGCACAACCAAATTAGAGGTTTTTACCCCAACTGTCTGACGAATTTTCGTAATCAACCACTGAAAATAACTGCTGCTGTTCCTCTAAATTCTGCTTATATCCAAGAGTTACCAGAGCAAATAACAGAAAAAATCCACAAAATACCTGATTTGTCAACTGTATCAGGGCAACCAGGAGAAGTCGTCAGTATCATCAAAGGCTTAGGAGCAATTGTACAAACTGGGGAAGGTTTGTTGCTGTTGAGAGAAGTTCAGCTAACCGGTAAACGTCCCCAATCAGGATGGGATTTTGTGAATGGTACTCGTTTGACTTTGGGAGAAGTGTTAGGTAATTCGTAA
- a CDS encoding transposase translates to MPYNPEIHHRRSIRLKEYNYTQIGAYFVTICTYQRNCLFGEIVDGEMKLNTNGEIAKGCWLSLPRHFQNVELDEFVIMPNHLHGIIILVKSAALAKQDFSQSFSEAVGEALAKQDFSQSFSAAEGEALANLNDQQQPNLSSQCFAPTGEKIKINGTKPQSLAAIIQNYKSVSTRQINRINKDKGNVIWQRNYYEHIIRNEEALNNIRQYIVTNPISWAEDQENPANVKTSVKLIV, encoded by the coding sequence ATGCCTTATAATCCCGAAATTCACCACCGGCGTTCTATCCGCTTAAAAGAATATAACTATACTCAAATAGGAGCTTATTTTGTCACCATTTGCACCTATCAACGTAATTGTTTATTTGGTGAAATTGTAGATGGCGAAATGAAATTAAATACAAATGGCGAGATAGCAAAGGGTTGTTGGTTATCTCTTCCTCGGCATTTTCAAAATGTAGAGTTAGATGAATTTGTGATCATGCCCAATCATTTACATGGAATTATTATTCTAGTTAAAAGTGCAGCATTGGCAAAGCAAGATTTTTCACAATCTTTTTCTGAAGCAGTGGGCGAAGCATTGGCAAAGCAAGATTTCTCGCAATCGTTTTCTGCGGCGGAGGGCGAAGCATTGGCGAATTTAAATGATCAACAACAACCAAATTTATCGAGCCAATGCTTCGCCCCTACAGGTGAAAAAATTAAAATTAATGGGACAAAACCACAATCTTTGGCGGCAATAATTCAAAATTATAAATCTGTTTCTACACGCCAAATTAATCGCATTAATAAGGATAAAGGAAATGTTATTTGGCAACGTAATTATTATGAACATATTATCCGCAATGAAGAAGCATTAAATAATATTCGTCAGTACATAGTTACCAATCCGATAAGTTGGGCAGAAGACCAGGAAAATCCAGCAAATGTTAAGACATCTGTCAAACTGATTGTTTAA
- the ligA gene encoding NAD-dependent DNA ligase LigA, giving the protein MIPTQAEVKRIEEIRRLLQQASYAYYVLDAPIMEDTVYDRFYRELQELETQYPELITPDSPTQRVGERPATHFTSVRHNIPLYSLENAFNVEELQSWEQRWRRHLPSQYSPGDIEYVAELKIDGAALALTYENGVLTRGVSRGDGVMGEDITQNVRTIRSIPLRLNFDGLANIEKVEVRGEVFLPLDVFQQINEKRQKAGEQVFANPRNAAAGTLRQLDPRIVAQRQLDFFAYTLHITGLDDSSIANTQWEALELLQKMGFRVDANHKLCHTLEEVAEYYQYWDTERLNSAYMTDGVVVKLNSFRLQEQLGFTQKCPRWAIALKYAAEEAPTRVERITVNVGRTGALTPLAEMLPVQLAGTTVSRATLHNSDRITLLDIRIGDTVIVRKAGEIIPEVVRVIKELRPADTQPFIMPTHCPVCGQPVVRESGEAVTRCVNASCAAILKGEIEHWVSRDALDIKGVGEKLVHQLVDKGLVHSVGDLYDLTPEKLCALERMGQKSAEKLVSAIAKSKNKPWSRVLYGLGIRHVGSVNAQLLTEKFTTVEQLTAARQSDIEGVYGIGAEIAQSVYQWFRISANQTLISRLQAIGLQFISTEEPKAAGDINEKFAGKTFVVTGTLPTLKRDEAKALIQKAGGKVTDSVSKKTDFLVVGEDAGSKLEKAQALEITQLSEAQLLEMLKI; this is encoded by the coding sequence ATGATACCAACTCAAGCCGAAGTAAAGCGTATAGAAGAAATCCGGCGGTTATTACAACAAGCCAGCTATGCTTATTATGTCCTGGATGCACCAATCATGGAGGATACTGTCTATGATCGGTTTTATCGGGAATTACAAGAATTAGAAACTCAGTATCCAGAATTAATCACTCCTGATAGTCCTACTCAACGGGTGGGTGAGCGGCCTGCAACGCATTTTACTTCGGTACGGCATAATATCCCTTTGTATAGTTTGGAAAATGCTTTTAATGTTGAGGAGTTACAAAGCTGGGAACAACGTTGGCGAAGACACTTGCCATCTCAGTATTCTCCGGGTGATATAGAATATGTGGCAGAATTGAAAATTGATGGTGCGGCTTTAGCGTTAACTTATGAAAATGGTGTTTTAACTAGAGGTGTGAGTCGGGGTGATGGGGTGATGGGTGAAGATATTACCCAAAATGTGCGGACTATTCGCTCAATTCCCCTGCGTTTGAATTTTGACGGGTTAGCAAATATCGAAAAGGTAGAAGTGCGGGGTGAGGTTTTTTTACCTTTAGATGTATTTCAACAAATCAATGAGAAAAGGCAAAAAGCAGGTGAACAGGTGTTTGCTAATCCCCGCAATGCTGCTGCTGGTACACTTAGACAGTTAGATCCCCGGATTGTAGCACAGCGACAGCTAGATTTCTTTGCTTATACGCTACATATTACAGGGTTGGATGATTCTAGTATTGCTAATACTCAATGGGAAGCTTTGGAGTTGTTGCAAAAAATGGGTTTTCGGGTTGATGCCAATCATAAGCTGTGCCATACATTAGAGGAAGTTGCTGAATATTATCAATATTGGGATACGGAAAGGCTAAATTCGGCTTATATGACTGATGGGGTGGTGGTAAAGCTAAATTCGTTTAGGCTACAAGAACAGTTAGGTTTTACGCAGAAATGCCCCCGGTGGGCGATCGCTCTCAAGTATGCAGCAGAAGAAGCTCCAACCCGTGTGGAACGGATTACAGTGAATGTGGGGAGAACGGGAGCGTTAACTCCTTTAGCGGAAATGTTGCCTGTACAATTAGCGGGGACTACTGTTTCTAGGGCTACTTTACATAATAGCGATCGCATCACCCTATTAGATATCCGCATTGGTGATACTGTCATTGTTCGCAAAGCTGGGGAAATTATCCCGGAAGTGGTGCGGGTAATTAAAGAATTGCGCCCCGCTGATACTCAACCTTTTATTATGCCTACCCATTGTCCCGTCTGTGGTCAACCTGTAGTGCGGGAATCGGGGGAAGCGGTGACACGATGTGTAAATGCTTCCTGTGCGGCAATTCTCAAAGGTGAAATTGAACATTGGGTAAGTCGTGATGCTTTGGATATTAAAGGTGTCGGTGAAAAACTGGTACATCAACTGGTAGATAAGGGGTTGGTGCATTCTGTTGGTGACTTATATGACTTGACACCAGAAAAATTATGTGCATTGGAACGGATGGGGCAGAAGTCAGCGGAAAAATTGGTGAGTGCGATCGCTAAATCAAAAAATAAACCTTGGTCAAGGGTATTATATGGTTTAGGTATTCGTCATGTTGGTAGTGTCAACGCCCAATTATTAACGGAAAAATTTACCACAGTTGAACAGTTAACAGCAGCTAGACAATCGGATATTGAAGGCGTTTATGGTATTGGTGCAGAAATTGCCCAATCAGTTTATCAATGGTTTCGCATCAGCGCTAATCAAACCTTGATTTCTCGTCTCCAAGCAATCGGTTTGCAATTCATTTCCACCGAAGAACCGAAAGCAGCGGGTGATATTAATGAAAAATTTGCTGGTAAAACCTTTGTAGTTACAGGTACTTTACCAACCTTAAAACGCGATGAAGCAAAAGCACTAATTCAAAAAGCTGGTGGTAAAGTCACAGATTCTGTCAGTAAAAAAACTGACTTTTTAGTTGTGGGTGAAGATGCCGGTTCTAAATTAGAAAAAGCGCAGGCTTTGGAAATTACTCAGTTAAGTGAAGCACAATTATTAGAGATGTTAAAGATTTAA
- a CDS encoding vWA domain-containing protein: MANNNIEVVFSFDTTGSMYPCLTQVRRKIKNTVTRLMDELPLIRIGIIAHGDYCDAGSTYVTKTFNLSGDVDKICDFVQNVEPTGGGDAPECYELVLHESQSLSWSKSASKSLVLIGDDIPHAPAHNPQKLNWRKEIEKLAELGISVYGVQALNRHHATPFYQELAEKSGGFHINLDQFSYITDLFLAVCYQQSSDEQLQAYEKEVINQGRMSRGLNKIFDTMMKREGTSYYESTDLRAVVPGRFQVLEVDLDISIKAFVLENGLTFKVGRGFYEFTKTETIQATKEIILMDRTTGDLFEGSAAREMLGLPMDATIRIKPSNLEKYVVFVQSTSANRKLIGKTRFLYEVADWDHSS, from the coding sequence ATGGCAAACAACAATATAGAAGTTGTTTTTAGCTTTGATACGACAGGTAGTATGTATCCTTGTCTGACTCAGGTACGGCGAAAAATTAAAAATACTGTCACCAGACTAATGGATGAATTACCTTTAATTAGGATTGGAATTATTGCTCATGGGGATTATTGTGACGCAGGTTCAACTTATGTAACTAAAACCTTTAACCTTTCTGGTGATGTTGATAAAATTTGTGATTTTGTCCAAAATGTAGAACCTACTGGTGGGGGAGATGCGCCAGAATGTTATGAGTTAGTATTACATGAATCCCAATCTCTATCTTGGTCAAAATCAGCATCGAAATCTCTAGTTTTAATTGGTGATGATATTCCCCACGCACCAGCACACAATCCCCAAAAGTTAAATTGGCGTAAAGAGATAGAGAAGTTAGCCGAATTGGGAATTTCAGTTTATGGAGTGCAAGCACTTAATCGCCATCATGCTACGCCTTTTTATCAAGAATTAGCTGAAAAATCTGGTGGTTTTCATATTAATTTAGACCAATTTTCTTATATTACTGACTTGTTTTTAGCAGTTTGCTACCAGCAATCATCCGATGAACAGTTACAAGCTTATGAAAAAGAAGTAATTAACCAAGGTAGGATGAGTCGTGGGTTAAATAAAATATTTGACACCATGATGAAACGAGAAGGAACATCTTATTATGAATCAACTGATTTAAGAGCGGTTGTTCCAGGAAGATTCCAGGTGTTAGAGGTGGATTTAGATATTTCTATTAAAGCGTTTGTGTTAGAAAATGGGTTAACATTTAAAGTAGGGCGTGGATTTTATGAATTTACGAAAACAGAAACTATCCAAGCGACTAAAGAAATTATCTTGATGGATAGAACTACAGGTGATTTATTTGAAGGCAGTGCTGCACGAGAAATGTTAGGTCTACCGATGGATGCGACAATTAGAATTAAACCTAGTAATCTAGAAAAGTATGTTGTGTTTGTTCAAAGTACTTCTGCTAATCGTAAGTTAATTGGCAAAACTAGATTTTTATATGAAGTCGCAGACTGGGATCATTCATCGTAA
- a CDS encoding DUF6464 family protein, with protein sequence MEPDSLPTEVILTNPRQSLGILKLDWTPQPGNYLDLEGKTYAVLERRHKYQLKSGRYRLHNITIYVQSAKRPDEKTLIGGRWVIGDATCDYNAHSEIIRCAVNPEGPCKSCRFYENQVISN encoded by the coding sequence ATGGAGCCAGACTCGTTACCAACTGAGGTAATTTTAACAAATCCACGTCAATCTCTGGGTATATTAAAACTTGATTGGACACCCCAACCGGGGAATTATCTTGATCTTGAAGGTAAAACCTATGCAGTTTTAGAGCGTCGTCATAAATATCAATTAAAATCAGGACGCTACCGCTTGCATAATATAACTATTTATGTACAGTCTGCTAAAAGACCAGACGAAAAAACCTTGATTGGGGGACGGTGGGTAATTGGGGATGCTACCTGCGACTACAATGCTCATTCAGAAATCATTCGCTGTGCAGTTAACCCAGAAGGCCCTTGTAAATCCTGCCGTTTCTATGAAAATCAGGTGATAAGTAACTAG
- a CDS encoding DMT family transporter, which translates to MHQSSGRWRLGLGLSLVTVFLWGILPIALKVTLQALDVYTIIWFRFSMSFVLLAIYLSVQGKLPIIEELRSSSGKLLAVVTIFLATNYFFFMQGLALTAPANAEVIIQLATVLLGFGGLVIFKEHYTLRQWIGVSVLTLGFALFFNAQLTNLITAQGQYLLGSGLVVLGAVAWAIYALAQKQLLQSLSSSKIMLIIYGGCALLFTPLAKINTVFSLNPLHLGMLLFCGLNTLIAYGAFAESLAHWEASRVSAVLALAPIVTLISVWIVSSIFPTLIPSEHITIIGIIGALLVVIGSVAIALGKSE; encoded by the coding sequence ATGCATCAAAGTTCCGGTCGCTGGCGTTTAGGACTTGGTTTATCGTTAGTGACTGTTTTTCTATGGGGTATTCTACCAATCGCTTTAAAGGTAACGCTACAAGCCTTAGATGTTTATACTATCATTTGGTTTCGCTTTTCCATGTCCTTTGTATTATTAGCAATTTATTTGTCTGTACAAGGAAAATTACCAATTATAGAAGAATTACGTTCTAGTTCTGGAAAGTTATTAGCAGTAGTCACAATATTTTTAGCCACAAATTACTTCTTTTTCATGCAAGGTTTAGCATTAACAGCACCCGCTAATGCTGAAGTGATAATCCAGTTAGCTACTGTGTTGTTAGGTTTTGGTGGCTTAGTAATTTTTAAAGAACATTATACGTTACGGCAATGGATTGGAGTTAGTGTCTTAACTTTAGGTTTTGCACTATTTTTTAATGCCCAATTAACAAATTTAATTACAGCCCAGGGGCAATATCTTTTAGGTAGTGGATTGGTTGTATTAGGAGCAGTTGCCTGGGCTATTTATGCTTTGGCACAAAAGCAGCTATTGCAATCTTTATCATCTTCTAAGATTATGCTGATAATTTATGGTGGATGTGCTTTATTATTCACTCCTTTGGCTAAAATTAATACAGTTTTTAGTCTCAATCCTTTACATTTAGGAATGTTGCTATTTTGTGGATTAAATACTTTAATTGCCTATGGTGCTTTTGCTGAATCATTAGCACATTGGGAAGCCTCAAGAGTAAGCGCAGTCTTAGCATTAGCTCCAATTGTAACTTTAATATCAGTTTGGATAGTTTCTAGTATTTTCCCGACGCTAATTCCCTCAGAACACATCACTATAATAGGAATTATCGGGGCATTATTAGTTGTTATTGGTTCGGTAGCTATCGCTTTAGGTAAATCTGAATAA